The following nucleotide sequence is from Anopheles stephensi strain Indian chromosome 3, UCI_ANSTEP_V1.0, whole genome shotgun sequence.
TTTTCCCATCCTCTGGTTCGCTCATTAGCTTTTATGGGCGAATGTCTCCCTTATTTCCATATTCCTAGAATTGAGACATTTCGTGGAAAGGAAATCTACCGGGCTTCCTAAAGTGGGAGGTACCATTCTTGGTTCTTGTTGGGCGTTCCTTGAATAGATTAGCATTGAGAATGATGTTTCTTACGTAAAAACTTTGGTGGAAATTTGAGCCATCCGGGAAACTGGGCGAAGATGTCGTTGAATTAAACAATTAATTTGTgatttcaaaattcaattGCTACTCATTTAAAGGTAGCGCTTGAGTATAATAAGAGTTATAAAGCTTTAAAGATGATAATGCAAAATTATTACTGCCAATAAACATGGACAACTACTGTCTGGTAAAACTTCTTCTAGGTCAAGCCTGCCTTTTCTTGCCTTGCCAGCAGAATTGTTGGTATCATGCCTCACTACGGGAGagcgatccggatgggatttgaaccccggtccgtTTGACGACCGTCGccgctgtcacatctaccaccAGGCCACTCCTTGATGAAGTATCTCAACTCAAAAGTACCTGTTGGGATGGACAAAACTATGACTGTAtagaacttttatagtcccagtccTCATATACACCTGTGAAACATAGACTCTGCATAAAAATTGAGGAGTTCCTCAGAGTCGTGTGTGAGAGCAAAACGCCCAACCGACAGCAAATGAGACTCTCTCGACTCCGGTAAGTCGGACATGTCATGCGAATGGCACTGGACGACCCAGTCCAATTTAGTCTATTTAGGCGCTCCACATGGACAGTGGAGACACAGACTCAGAGTTGAAGTAGGTTCAAACTGAGCTGGAAATTAGAGTCGACGACGCTAGATTGTGAACAGTATCGAGGATTTCTGCAGCTGATTAAGATAGGACAAACTCTTCAAGCAAGTTAGTGAGGTAATCTCATCAAATCTGTATCAGCAATTTATGGAGAAAGTATTCTCAACACAAACTAACGATTTTACCttttcaactgaaaacccctgtttTAATAGGAAATCTCTCGAGGAAAGCTCACTCTGTTTCAGTAGCTCTGCATAGTAGAAATTGTTTATTTCCTTAGAAATTTCATCGAAAAACTCTCAACCACGACCTGTTAGAATTGTGGACCTAATTCTCCATATTCAagaccctttcaagggaacggcAACAAAAATGTACAAGCGTAccccctccccaaaaaaacaattgaaatTCCTTCTGCATTTTTCATGCCCCATAAACACTTTTTCCCTGACTGACGAAttcatgctctctctctctccctctctctctctctctttctctcttccgcAGCTATGGTGGTACGGTTCATAACCAAGCGCTTTATCGGCGAGTACGACCCGAACCTGGAAAAGGTGTACACCTTCAACACGCTGATCGACAACGAGTTCGTCCTGTTCGAAATACTAGACGCAGCCGGCCAGCCAAACGTAAATATCCACCGCTCgtgcttttttccttctttctcttgCTCTCCAGTCAAAGTTTTCGAGTGAAAATAGTATTGCGTTGCGTTACATGGTGCACTTTGCTGATCGTTCGGGGCCTTTCTCTTTACCCAAAACCCAAAAATAGGAAGCCGATTGCCTGACGCTCGAGGCCAACATACGCTGGGCGGAGGCGTTTATCCTGATGTACTCGGTGGCGGACAAGTGCAGCTTCGACGAGTGCAATCGACTGAAGTTTCTTATCAACTACAACAAACGGCGCCGTCGGCTCGGTTCGTACAATAAGGTAAGAAGGGTGGGCCTGTGTGGATCGGGGCCCGGCTTGGCTCGGTGTGTTTGATGTTGGCCGGAATTGCACTTTGAGGCAATTTTCAGGTTCAATTATAAACCTACTTTctgttacctttttttttgtagttgtgtgcgagtgttttACCTCTGACAACTTTGCTGCCtttaattttgtatttttggaacctttttttccctttgaGTGTGCAAAATATCTACCAGAGTAAGGGTGGACtctttggatttttttgttgctccattTCGATTGAAAATTCTTTTTCGAAGAGtttttaccaccaccaccaccaccacagctTCGGTAGGTCCTTTTACCCTCAGCAGCCTTCGCTCTTGCAGCCTTATGAAATGTTtggtttatttgattttgattgGCAATTTTACTTTCACCGTTCAGAGGGTGGAAATACCATTCCCGAGAAAGGGCAGCGTGGCGTTTGAGTTAAAATCGTGCACCACGAATAAAGCACGAAATCAAAGGTTACGAGTGAAAATAGCGCGTTCGAGAGTTTCGGAAGGGAATTGGGAAGAAAGTCTTCCTTCGCTGGCTGATGTCCGCGGCCAACAGCCGCGAAGAAATCAAGCGGGCCAGATTTCTTCAAGCGATTCCGTgcggacagtacaaacataaacagaCAGACGTGGATTTTCAAACGATCGCTTCTTGTACTTCCACGAATCGGTCGATAGCGGCATTCCGGCAGTCAATTAAATCGTATGGTGATGTGCTCGTTCCTTCCAACTCGTACTGACACCGACTCTCGGAGGATATACGGGCAGATACGTCCCAGGACACTGACACACCGCTTTGGGGTTATTTGTTTCTACCAAGAGTGCATTGGCGAACTGGAATCGAGACCtagtgtgggtgtgtgtgtctgttgacTGGTAATTTGTTATTGTAGGGATTCTGTGCCGTGCCTTCTCGATTCCCGGTTGCTGTAGGACATACACGGCAAGGCGTCCAAGtgaaaacagacacacacacacggcaaatGACAGGAGAGTTATTTGATTTACAGAGCTTAAACCAACATCGTTCTGATGTTGGTCGACGCTGGCGTTGGGGTGCAGTGGTGAAGTTGCATTGTTGGGGCATTTTCCAATTATTTAGAGAATTAGACATTGTTCCTGGAAGAGGTAGCTGGCATGCAAAACACAGGCTCTCGATGAAGAGCATGCAGCATCAATTGGATATTATAAAAAGGGTGGGTTGTTTTGAAGCGCTTGCAATGATTTGTGTACAAATGCAGTCGAGCAACTCTTTTCCAAATCATTTAAGGCCGATTCTGACAAAGAACTCCCTTGAAAGGTGTAGAATTCAGCTTCAATTTTTTTAGAAGCTTTTGGAAGGTGAGTCTCTATGAATGACCAGGACATTTAGGTGGTCttcttggtgttttttttatgtaaacgCCTCTTGGGCTGAAGGTTGTGGACCACAAGACGCTTTGATTGAGGTGGTCCCAATCACAGGGCAGAACCGGGGATAAAATCCTATCAAATTCGGGGATTCAGCTACGGATATAAACAAGTTGAGGATAGGCAAAAATGGCGGACCAAGACCATTCAAGGTTGTAATGACAAGtaagaaggagaaaagaccAATCCTGACAAAGAATTTCCAAGGATATCTCtagtctctttctctctcttcttggtctaacCGACCTCTGCCATTTTTACCACGTAGTTtgaaagtcagtcctcactactgattgaacggtccggatgggatttgaatcccggtcctgccgtgtgaagactctACCACTGGACCACCCCAACTCTATTAGACTATAGAATTCAACTATACCCTTTGGAAGAAGAGGACTTTTTGGCGGTAAGAATCCATGACTGACAACGTCTTTTGGAACTTTGGTGGAGTCCAGACTTCTTGGTGGGATTTTTTGGATCGCAAAGCCTCTTTAACGGTGAGGCCCATTGGATGTCAATTCTCTTTAGATGATGCTTCTTTGGCCTGAGTTTGAGCCTTTATGTCGAAGGTGTCCTTGAAAATATGGCCTTTGATTCCTGTAAGCTGCATAGATGGAAGACGAGTTCTGTAGACACTCCCCTCAAGAATTTGTTCCGAGGttatatgttttaattttttttagttgtctaataattatttttttttagttgaGTATAGCAAAGCTAGGCTCCCGGGCTTTCCACAGTAAATATAACTTCAACTTTTAAAGCATTACTAATTGTTTCCTTCTTCAAACCCTTTGCAGGACCCTCTGCTGGACGTGCCCGTCATACTGGTCGGCAACAAAATCGACCAAACCGGGGACCGCATGGTAAGCACCGAGGACGGTCAACGCCGGGCGAAAGAGATCGCCTGCGCCTGCTTCCACGAGGTATCGGTACGCGAAAGCATCGAGCAGGTGAACGGCGTATTTCGGGACGCGTGCCGTTTCTGGCGCGTGCTGTCACGCTACCCGAAGCTCAAGCGTTCCACCAGCGACGTGCACGATCTACACTCCGAGGTCGAACTCATCCTGAGCCCGGACAGCGTGCATCCGTTCTGTAACTGTGATCTCAGCCACGAGAAGCGTCAATCCATCGTCATACTCGGTAGGTGCGAGTGGTTGCGATGGAGAAGATTGAAAGGTCACGTAGGTAATATGGCTCCCCAGGGGGGAGGAAGCCATATTTCGGCAGTGTAGCACACGCACGCAGTGTACCAAGCAGGAGTCCTGGAAGGAGGTTCACGTGCCGCGTACGAAACTTTCGGCTGTGGCGTGAGTACGGCGAGTGTAATGAGTATGAGTTGCCtgcggatgatgatggcgtGCACTTGAAGCGTTCGTGCGCCTCGGATGTGACCCACTTTCCCGCGTCGCGAGGGTGGATTAGAAATTATGCTCACCTCAAAACGGCCGGGTGCGAGGGCGTGCTCGTTGTAGGGAAATTTGGAAGCTTGTTGATATTAATTGTGCGGTAGGTTGTTCAAATGCCGCGAGCTTTTTGTTGTACCCACCCAACCCAGTCTTTGACGGCAAACCGCTTGATGTTGTGGCCACAAAGGCACGGGAGGATTAGATGGCGTGTTTAGCGGAGTGTTTGACGGCGAGCTGGGAAGCTACTTAAAATTAGACAACCGACAGTAAGCCGCAGTTAAAATGCGGAAGAAATTATTCATGCGTTGATGAGAGGCAGCCATCAGCCCGGGCCCGGGACATTGTTGAGCATTGTTTTGTCTTTAAATTAGTGTCGCAATTCTCGGAAGGGCGTCAAGATACATTTGTTTATATCATTACGGTTCAAGGTGAAGAATAATCCTGAAACACAAGTTCTCATCGTCATCGTATTGTGTTCGGAAAAGTTCCCACGCAAACTACGACAAAGTGTCCTCACGTACGAGAGCCCTCCGATGCCTCTGATACGATGCCTTCTACGAACTTAAGCCGATTTATTGAACACCcaaaaggaaaatcaattcCCTCCATGAGTCCTCTAAAAGGATACGATATTCGATTGAatggcttttttcttcttgataTGACGCACTGACTCCTGCCGAGATTTGTGACGTGTGACATCTCTCAAACTCAAACATTAGCGACAAACAATCTGATGCCGTGttcttgcattttttttttcttcactctcCCCTGCAGGACGACACCCGTGGACGGAAGAGGAACCGGACGAAACGGACGAGTCCGAATCGAGCTGCTGTTCGTCCCAGAAGTCTGACATCGACGAACCATTCCGGGGGCGAGCATCGACGGACGGGACACTGCTGTCTAGGCCTCGGCGATGGAGGTTCGCACCGCCCGGATCACTGATGCCCCACGTCGGACGCGTCGAGCGCCGTATGAGCATCTCGATGCGGGGCAGTAACGCTAGCTATTGAAAAGCCTACGCGGGACAGCGTACCATCGAAATTTGAGTGAGGTtgaggagagaaagagaaacaaaaacatgccAACCAATATGCTTTACCGAActgagaaacacacacacgcacgcatacaGATACAGAGACTCCAAAAGTGTGTACTGGGTGGGTGAACAATATTGTGATTCcgtttatttttgtattacCGAACGTATTTGACAACCGTTTACACCATGCTGAACTGAATTGCCTTCGCGCGGCGTCACCAAAGACAGATATTTTAAGGGAACGGTGGACGCGTGAAGTGGAGTAACTTGTagtagaagaagtagaagTGTAGCTAAAGGACTTATtttacaaaagcaaaaaaaccgcTAACATACATCAGTAAACTCGAACGTGTTGTAAGAGCCAAATCTCAACGAAAACTGTGTATCGAAATGTTAATAAAGAATATCGTGCCCGGAAACCAGAGGGACAGTGACGTACATTTCAAGGTGTTGAAGGTGGCCTAACCTAATTCGGAACGGACAATCTAGTGTATAAAATCTATGTTTTGACAATTTGAGAAATTTTGATACAACTCGATCAGGTGCTATTCCTATTCTCCACAAAGTTCCAGCTCTTCGGCACGTAGCGCTAGCTTGCGTATGTTCTGTAGACAACCGGCAGACGCTTCCTGTAGCTCACGATCCTTCGAACCGACCGTCTCCAGCAAAAATGGAACGACGCCACTctggaagaggaagaaaagctTATTCCAGACCCATTCCTAGAAACGAAGTTCATTGCTCTACTCACCTGGTGCATTGTGATACAATTCTGAGGGTCCTCCGACAGCTTCTGAAGCGCCATAGCCGTTGTCCGATGAACTCGCGGGTTGTTACTAACCATATAGCCCACAATCGGAGTAACCGTCTTCAGACGTCCAAGCTCTTGCGTGTTGGTGGAGTACGGGGCACAACTAGCGATGGCGGCCGCCAGATGCTCCCGCAGCAGATCATCCGTTGTGTATACAAGATCGGCCAGCATTCGTATTACCTTGTGATCTGACAGAACAGAAAGATTCTCACGATCGCGTGCAATCGTCGCTATTGCAGCACACACAGCCGATAGGACAAAGTTATCGCGAGACTTTAGCAGTCCGACTACAAGTTCCAGCGCTCCAACGAAGCTTCTCACAAGCTCCCCGGAATCCTAGAAAGAAAATCAAGCGAACAGGAAGA
It contains:
- the LOC118513628 gene encoding ras-related protein Rap-1b isoform X1 codes for the protein MNTTSPKSSLAKLGLHPKAKPFRVMVLGQSGVGKTAMVVRFITKRFIGEYDPNLEKVYTFNTLIDNEFVLFEILDAAGQPNEADCLTLEANIRWAEAFILMYSVADKCSFDECNRLKFLINYNKRRRRLGSYNKDPLLDVPVILVGNKIDQTGDRMVSTEDGQRRAKEIACACFHEVSVRESIEQVNGVFRDACRFWRVLSRYPKLKRSTSDVHDLHSEVELILSPDSVHPFCNCDLSHEKRQSIVILGRHPWTEEEPDETDESESSCCSSQKSDIDEPFRGRASTDGTLLSRPRRWRFAPPGSLMPHVGRVERRMSISMRGSNASY
- the LOC118513628 gene encoding ras-related and estrogen-regulated growth inhibitor-like protein isoform X2; protein product: MVVRFITKRFIGEYDPNLEKVYTFNTLIDNEFVLFEILDAAGQPNEADCLTLEANIRWAEAFILMYSVADKCSFDECNRLKFLINYNKRRRRLGSYNKDPLLDVPVILVGNKIDQTGDRMVSTEDGQRRAKEIACACFHEVSVRESIEQVNGVFRDACRFWRVLSRYPKLKRSTSDVHDLHSEVELILSPDSVHPFCNCDLSHEKRQSIVILGRHPWTEEEPDETDESESSCCSSQKSDIDEPFRGRASTDGTLLSRPRRWRFAPPGSLMPHVGRVERRMSISMRGSNASY